Proteins from a single region of Pseudomonas fulva:
- a CDS encoding GNAT family N-acetyltransferase, with protein MNIRLINETDFDQVWPIIRDIVQGQETYAYDPAMDRETAWKTWVELPRATFVAEEDGQILGTYYIKANAAGPGDHVCNCGYMTSPAARGKGVAGALCQHSLQVARELGFQAMQFNSVVASNTVAVALWQKHGFTIVGTLPKAYRHRTLGLVDCHVMYRWLDDNDF; from the coding sequence GTGAATATTCGCCTCATCAACGAAACCGATTTCGATCAGGTCTGGCCTATCATCCGCGATATCGTCCAGGGCCAGGAAACCTACGCCTATGACCCGGCCATGGACCGCGAGACGGCCTGGAAAACCTGGGTCGAGCTGCCCCGCGCCACCTTCGTGGCCGAAGAAGACGGGCAGATCCTCGGCACCTATTACATCAAGGCCAACGCCGCAGGGCCGGGCGACCACGTGTGCAACTGCGGCTACATGACCTCGCCGGCCGCCCGCGGCAAGGGCGTGGCAGGCGCGCTGTGCCAGCACTCGCTGCAGGTCGCCCGTGAGCTGGGCTTTCAGGCCATGCAGTTCAACTCCGTGGTGGCCAGCAACACGGTCGCCGTGGCCCTCTGGCAGAAGCACGGCTTCACCATCGTCGGCACCCTGCCAAAGGCCTACCGCCACCGCACCCTGGGCCTGGTGGATTGCCATGTGATGTATCGCTGGCTGGATGACAATGATTTTTAG
- a CDS encoding HNH/endonuclease VII fold toxin-2 domain-containing protein yields MVEGPCKEDIKKEKDACKDFSPHKPDGPSPCPPDGKPETQQAANTYADKVGADKCLSARRCQLTPYKPTAGQAGCCPGQTGHHLIEAGSFFNKGRGGKESKAIKGTSPYNGDKAPCICVEGCNQYHGTHGLMHTYQSNAALNSGAQSKRITFEDDSSARLVSVTYGQAKGFGVDAVGKTFPESGCDPECTKAQLDAYHNQCGIDDQTDCRMIATGYKGDDAQKAADAAVKARSKKLRAISTKSSR; encoded by the coding sequence ATGGTTGAAGGGCCGTGCAAGGAAGACATCAAGAAAGAGAAAGATGCCTGTAAGGACTTTTCACCTCACAAGCCAGATGGCCCTAGTCCGTGCCCTCCCGATGGAAAACCGGAAACCCAACAGGCGGCAAACACTTACGCCGACAAGGTTGGTGCAGACAAATGCCTGAGCGCCAGGCGATGCCAGCTCACTCCCTACAAACCAACCGCAGGACAAGCCGGCTGCTGCCCTGGGCAAACAGGCCACCACCTGATTGAAGCGGGCTCTTTCTTCAACAAAGGCCGCGGTGGCAAGGAATCCAAGGCCATCAAGGGGACGAGCCCTTACAACGGCGACAAGGCTCCCTGCATCTGTGTGGAAGGCTGCAACCAGTACCACGGCACCCATGGGTTGATGCACACCTATCAGAGCAACGCAGCACTCAATAGCGGCGCGCAGTCGAAACGAATCACCTTCGAAGACGACAGTTCGGCTCGCTTGGTCAGCGTTACCTATGGCCAGGCCAAAGGCTTCGGTGTGGATGCGGTAGGCAAGACCTTTCCCGAGTCGGGCTGCGACCCCGAGTGCACCAAAGCGCAACTGGACGCCTATCACAACCAGTGCGGCATCGATGATCAGACGGATTGTCGGATGATTGCGACCGGGTACAAAGGTGACGACGCCCAGAAGGCAGCGGACGCGGCAGTCAAAGCCCGATCGAAGAAATTGCGCGCTATAAGCACTAAATCAAGCCGATAG
- a CDS encoding RES family NAD+ phosphorylase: MRAWRVAKAKRATDLSGRGAAIEGGRWNEQDIAAVYMGLSPGICCLETFVHAEGPPAMPMKITCFELPDDPELYWEPAARELPKGWNALPVDRPSMAFGSAWLRAVSHLGLIVPSAVLPLERNLVINPLHPAMSRIRIVDTYDFTYDPRMFKA; the protein is encoded by the coding sequence ATGCGCGCCTGGCGCGTGGCCAAGGCCAAGCGAGCCACCGACCTGTCCGGGCGTGGCGCCGCCATCGAGGGCGGGCGCTGGAACGAGCAGGACATCGCCGCCGTGTACATGGGCCTCAGCCCCGGCATCTGCTGCCTGGAAACCTTCGTGCACGCCGAAGGCCCGCCGGCGATGCCGATGAAGATCACCTGCTTCGAGCTGCCGGACGACCCGGAGTTGTATTGGGAGCCTGCTGCCCGCGAACTGCCGAAAGGCTGGAACGCCCTGCCGGTGGATCGCCCGAGCATGGCGTTCGGCAGCGCCTGGCTACGCGCCGTCAGCCACCTCGGCCTGATCGTGCCATCGGCGGTGCTGCCGCTGGAGCGCAACCTGGTGATCAACCCGCTGCACCCCGCCATGAGCCGTATCCGCATCGTCGACACCTACGATTTCACCTACGACCCCCGCATGTTCAAAGCGTGA
- a CDS encoding gamma carbonic anhydrase family protein, protein MAIRMYQGTKPTLGDRVFVDSSAVVIGDVQIGEDSSVWPLTVIRGDMHRIRIGKRTSVQDGSVLHITHAGPFNPDGFPLIIGDEVTIGHKVMLHGCTLGSRILVGMGSTVMDGAVVEDDVIIGAGSLVPPGKVLESGYLYVGSPVKQARPLTDKERNFFSYTAGNYVKLKDQHIAEGYGH, encoded by the coding sequence GTGGCGATTCGTATGTATCAGGGCACCAAGCCGACGCTCGGTGATCGGGTATTCGTCGACAGCTCGGCGGTGGTCATCGGCGACGTGCAGATCGGCGAGGACAGTTCGGTGTGGCCGCTGACCGTGATCCGCGGCGACATGCACCGCATCCGCATCGGCAAACGCACCAGCGTGCAGGACGGCAGCGTGCTGCACATCACCCACGCCGGCCCGTTCAACCCGGACGGCTTCCCGCTGATCATCGGCGACGAAGTGACCATCGGCCACAAGGTGATGCTGCACGGCTGCACCCTGGGCAGCCGCATCCTGGTCGGCATGGGCAGCACGGTGATGGACGGCGCGGTGGTCGAGGATGACGTGATCATCGGCGCCGGCAGCCTGGTGCCGCCGGGCAAGGTGCTGGAGAGCGGCTACCTGTACGTCGGCAGCCCGGTGAAGCAGGCCCGCCCGTTGACCGACAAGGAACGCAACTTCTTCAGTTACACCGCCGGCAACTACGTGAAGCTCAAGGATCAGCACATCGCCGAAGGCTACGGCCACTAG
- a CDS encoding HD domain-containing protein, producing the protein MNLDCFAPYAELAGQLLSRCAPSSDDGAHDLSHLRRVWANARQLQREEGGELELLLAAVLLHDCVAVEKNSPLRSRASRLSAARAGELLAELDWPSERVAAVCHAIEAHSFSAAITPTSLEARILQDADRLDAIGLIGVARCFHVSGRLGSALYDAEDIDARHRPLDDQRFALDHFHTKLLGLASGFQTAAGARLAQQRHGRMVAFLEAFRDETQPFEQ; encoded by the coding sequence ATGAATCTGGACTGCTTTGCCCCCTATGCCGAGCTGGCCGGTCAGCTGCTCTCGCGTTGCGCACCGTCGAGCGACGACGGCGCCCATGATCTTTCGCACCTGCGGCGGGTATGGGCCAACGCTCGGCAGCTGCAGCGCGAAGAGGGCGGCGAGCTCGAACTGTTGCTGGCGGCCGTGCTGCTGCACGACTGCGTGGCGGTGGAAAAGAATTCGCCCCTGCGCTCCAGGGCTTCACGGCTGTCCGCTGCGCGTGCCGGTGAATTGCTCGCTGAACTTGATTGGCCGAGCGAGCGCGTCGCTGCCGTGTGCCACGCCATCGAGGCGCACAGTTTTTCCGCCGCCATCACGCCGACCAGCCTGGAAGCGCGCATCCTGCAGGACGCCGATCGCCTCGATGCCATTGGCCTGATCGGCGTGGCGCGTTGCTTCCATGTGTCCGGGCGACTGGGTAGCGCGCTCTACGATGCCGAGGATATCGATGCCCGGCATCGCCCGCTGGATGATCAGCGCTTTGCCCTGGATCATTTCCATACCAAACTGCTGGGCCTGGCCTCCGGCTTTCAGACTGCGGCTGGCGCGCGTTTGGCGCAGCAGCGGCATGGGCGGATGGTCGCCTTCCTCGAGGCCTTTCGCGACGAAACCCAGCCCTTCGAGCAGTAG
- the prlC gene encoding oligopeptidase A: MSANNPLLQDFDLPPYSSILPEHVEPAVDAILAESRSVVAKVLASQGDAPRWESLIDALDEQGAKLGRAWSPVSHLNAVRNNPELRAAYEACLPKLSEYWTEMGQNRALFQAYEALAASPEAANFDVAQKTILEQALRDFRLSGIDLPPEQQKRYGEIQMRLSELGSRFSNQLLDATQAWTKHIGDESLLAGITESAKAQMQQAAEAKNLSGWLITLEFPSYYAVMTYADNRALREELYAAYCTRASDQGPNAGQNDNGPVMAEILELRQELARLLGFGNYAELSLASKMAESSEQVLSFLRDLAVRSKPFAEQDLTELRAFAAEQGCNDLQSWDVGYYSEKLREQRYSISQEILRAYFPIDKVLSGLFAIVEKLYGIQIKELRDFDTWHPDVRLFEIEENGQHVGRFFFDLYARANKRGGAWMDGARDKRRALSGELVSPVANLVCNFTPASAGKPALLTHDEVTTLFHEFGHGLHHLLTRVEHVGVSGINGVAWDAVELPSQFMENWCWEPEGLALISGHYQTGEPLPQDLLDKMLAAKNFQSGLMMVRQLEFSLFDFELHVTHGDGRSVLEVLEGIRDEVSVLRPPAYNRFPNSFAHIFAGGYAAGYYSYKWAEVLSADAFSKFEEEGVLNPQTGRAFREAILARGGSQAPMVLFVDFRGREPSIDALLRHLGLSAEAA, translated from the coding sequence GTGAGTGCGAACAATCCCCTGCTGCAAGATTTCGACCTGCCGCCGTATTCGTCCATCCTGCCCGAGCATGTAGAGCCGGCGGTGGATGCCATTCTCGCCGAGAGCCGCAGCGTGGTCGCCAAGGTGCTGGCCAGCCAGGGCGATGCACCGCGCTGGGAAAGCCTGATCGATGCGCTCGACGAGCAGGGCGCCAAGCTGGGCCGCGCCTGGAGCCCGGTCAGCCACCTCAATGCCGTGCGCAACAACCCCGAGCTGCGCGCCGCCTACGAGGCCTGCCTGCCGAAACTGTCGGAATACTGGACGGAAATGGGCCAGAACCGCGCGCTGTTCCAGGCCTACGAGGCGCTGGCCGCCAGCCCCGAAGCGGCCAATTTCGATGTGGCGCAAAAGACCATTCTCGAACAGGCCCTGCGTGATTTTCGCCTGTCCGGTATCGACCTGCCGCCCGAGCAGCAGAAGCGTTATGGCGAGATCCAGATGCGCCTGTCCGAGCTGGGCAGCCGCTTCTCCAATCAGCTGCTGGACGCCACCCAGGCCTGGACCAAGCACATCGGGGACGAAAGCCTGCTGGCCGGCATCACCGAGTCGGCCAAGGCGCAGATGCAGCAGGCCGCCGAAGCTAAGAACCTCTCGGGCTGGCTGATCACCCTGGAATTCCCCAGCTACTACGCGGTGATGACCTACGCTGACAACCGCGCCCTGCGCGAAGAGCTGTACGCCGCCTATTGCACCCGTGCCTCGGACCAGGGCCCGAACGCCGGGCAGAACGACAACGGCCCGGTGATGGCCGAGATTCTCGAGCTGCGCCAGGAGCTGGCGCGCCTGCTGGGCTTCGGCAACTACGCCGAACTGAGCCTGGCCAGCAAGATGGCCGAGTCCAGCGAGCAGGTGCTGAGCTTCCTGCGTGACCTGGCGGTGCGCAGCAAGCCGTTCGCCGAGCAGGACCTGACCGAACTGCGCGCCTTCGCCGCCGAGCAGGGCTGCAACGACCTGCAGAGCTGGGACGTGGGCTACTACAGCGAGAAGCTGCGCGAGCAGCGCTACAGCATTTCCCAGGAAATCCTGCGCGCCTACTTCCCGATCGACAAGGTGCTGAGCGGCCTGTTCGCCATCGTCGAGAAGCTCTACGGCATCCAGATCAAGGAGCTGCGTGACTTCGACACCTGGCACCCGGACGTGCGCCTGTTCGAGATCGAGGAGAATGGCCAGCACGTCGGGCGTTTCTTCTTCGACCTCTACGCCCGCGCCAACAAGCGTGGCGGTGCCTGGATGGACGGCGCCCGCGACAAGCGCCGTGCGTTGAGTGGCGAGCTGGTCAGCCCGGTGGCCAACCTGGTGTGCAACTTCACTCCGGCTTCGGCCGGCAAGCCGGCGCTGCTGACCCATGATGAAGTCACCACGCTGTTCCACGAATTCGGCCATGGCCTGCATCACCTGCTGACCCGCGTCGAGCATGTCGGCGTGTCCGGCATCAATGGTGTGGCCTGGGACGCCGTCGAGCTGCCCAGCCAGTTCATGGAGAACTGGTGCTGGGAGCCCGAGGGCCTGGCGCTGATCTCCGGCCATTACCAGACCGGCGAGCCGTTGCCCCAGGACCTGCTCGACAAGATGCTCGCTGCCAAGAACTTCCAGTCCGGCCTGATGATGGTGCGCCAGCTGGAGTTCTCGCTGTTCGACTTCGAGCTGCACGTCACTCACGGTGATGGTCGCAGCGTGCTGGAGGTGCTCGAAGGCATTCGCGACGAGGTCTCGGTGCTGCGTCCGCCGGCCTACAACCGCTTCCCCAACAGCTTCGCGCACATCTTCGCCGGCGGTTACGCGGCCGGTTACTACAGCTACAAGTGGGCCGAGGTGCTGAGCGCCGATGCCTTCTCGAAGTTCGAGGAAGAGGGCGTGCTCAACCCGCAGACCGGTCGCGCGTTCCGCGAGGCGATCCTGGCCCGCGGTGGTTCCCAGGCGCCGATGGTGCTGTTCGTCGATTTCCGCGGCCGCGAGCCGAGCATCGACGCGCTGTTGCGTCATCTGGGCCTGAGTGCGGAGGCGGCATGA
- the parS gene encoding type II RES/Xre toxin-antitoxin system antitoxin, giving the protein MTVTAMRQAKEGKDDHSPVVAAFWAFSAGREKLSEAERLQQIRDGFAADLVQAVKATFALPERSLEILLNASISTLERRRRERKVLDPVASERLDRIAMVCQLAEDVFESRQAAAEWMSRSNRSLGGQAPIMLCETEIGAKQVRRVLNALDWGGAA; this is encoded by the coding sequence ATGACCGTTACCGCAATGCGTCAGGCCAAAGAGGGCAAGGACGACCACTCGCCCGTGGTCGCTGCCTTCTGGGCGTTCAGTGCCGGCCGGGAAAAGCTCAGTGAAGCCGAACGTCTGCAGCAGATCCGTGACGGCTTTGCCGCCGACCTGGTGCAAGCCGTGAAGGCGACCTTTGCCCTGCCCGAACGCAGCCTGGAGATCCTCCTCAACGCCTCGATCTCGACCCTCGAGCGCCGCCGCCGTGAGCGCAAGGTGCTCGACCCGGTGGCCTCCGAGCGCCTGGACCGCATCGCCATGGTCTGCCAGCTGGCTGAAGACGTATTTGAAAGCCGCCAGGCCGCCGCCGAGTGGATGTCGCGCAGCAATCGCTCCCTTGGCGGGCAGGCGCCGATCATGCTCTGCGAGACGGAAATCGGCGCCAAGCAGGTACGCCGGGTGCTCAACGCCCTCGACTGGGGTGGCGCGGCCTGA
- a CDS encoding YheV family putative zinc ribbon protein translates to MSDAPEVTPKRFIAGAVCPACSEMDSIKMWNVDGVPHRECVQCGYADTLDERGNSVARELPTRVNVSGLTPKKPADPKVKAVQFFPNPKLKKPE, encoded by the coding sequence ATGAGCGACGCCCCTGAAGTCACACCCAAGCGTTTCATCGCTGGCGCCGTGTGCCCGGCGTGCAGCGAGATGGACAGCATCAAGATGTGGAACGTCGATGGCGTGCCGCACCGCGAATGCGTGCAGTGCGGTTATGCCGATACCCTGGACGAGCGCGGCAACTCGGTCGCCAGGGAGCTGCCGACCCGCGTCAACGTCAGCGGCCTGACGCCGAAGAAGCCGGCCGACCCCAAGGTCAAGGCCGTGCAGTTCTTTCCCAATCCGAAGCTGAAGAAGCCCGAATAG
- a CDS encoding tripartite tricarboxylate transporter permease, with protein sequence MLDLMTHGFAAVFSLQIFILITIGVVVGIIFGAVPGLSATMAVALCLPLTFTMGPAAGLSLLVALYVGAISGSLIPSILLKIPGTPSSIATVFDGGPMMEKGEGFKALGIGIVFSFLGTFFGIGALMFIAPMLAKVALSFGPHEYFAIAIFSLTLIATLSTGSLTKGVFSGALGFAFSTVGIAPVDAIRRFTFDQSNLNGGFAMLAVMIGMFAVAEVIRLAETGRHAGMTKVKPLDMSKVRGFGFSLKEFVGQLRNAFRSAMIGLGIGVLPGVGSGTSNIISYIVAKKRAKDPDSYGKGNPGGVVASETCNSAAIGGAMVPLLTLGIPGDTVTAMLLGGFLIHGIQPGPLLFITQGPLVYTIFAALILATVIMLVLEFYGLRIFIKLLSVPKHILLPIILVLCVVGAFGLNSRLFDAWSILLFGILGYGFIKAGMPAPPFIIGFILGPMAETNLRRGLMLSDGSFTAFLTSPISALFLGLAALSVLWHAYSLLRARKDKKPAEALSTS encoded by the coding sequence ATGCTCGACCTGATGACACACGGCTTCGCCGCCGTCTTCTCGCTGCAGATCTTCATCCTCATCACCATCGGCGTGGTGGTCGGTATCATCTTCGGCGCCGTACCGGGCCTGTCTGCAACCATGGCCGTGGCGCTGTGCCTGCCGCTGACCTTCACCATGGGTCCGGCCGCCGGCCTGTCGCTGCTGGTGGCGCTTTACGTGGGGGCGATTTCCGGCAGCCTGATCCCGTCGATCCTGCTGAAGATTCCCGGTACGCCCTCATCGATCGCCACGGTGTTCGATGGCGGGCCGATGATGGAAAAGGGCGAAGGCTTCAAGGCCCTCGGCATCGGTATCGTGTTCTCGTTCCTGGGCACCTTCTTCGGGATCGGCGCGCTGATGTTCATCGCCCCGATGCTGGCCAAGGTGGCGCTCAGTTTCGGCCCCCACGAATACTTCGCCATCGCCATCTTCTCGCTGACCCTGATCGCCACGCTGTCCACCGGTTCGCTGACCAAGGGCGTGTTCTCCGGCGCCCTGGGCTTCGCCTTCTCCACCGTCGGCATCGCCCCGGTGGATGCGATCCGCCGCTTCACCTTCGACCAGTCGAACCTCAATGGCGGCTTCGCCATGCTGGCGGTGATGATCGGCATGTTCGCCGTGGCCGAGGTGATCCGCCTGGCAGAGACCGGGCGCCACGCCGGCATGACCAAGGTCAAACCGCTGGACATGTCCAAGGTGCGCGGCTTCGGCTTCTCGCTGAAGGAATTCGTCGGCCAGCTGCGCAACGCCTTCCGCTCGGCGATGATCGGCCTGGGCATCGGCGTGCTGCCGGGCGTGGGGTCGGGCACCTCGAACATCATCTCCTACATCGTGGCGAAGAAGCGCGCCAAGGACCCGGACTCCTACGGCAAGGGCAACCCTGGCGGCGTCGTGGCCAGCGAAACCTGCAACAGCGCGGCCATCGGTGGCGCCATGGTGCCGCTGCTGACCCTCGGCATTCCGGGCGACACGGTGACCGCCATGCTGCTCGGCGGCTTCCTGATCCACGGCATACAGCCCGGCCCGCTGCTGTTCATCACCCAGGGGCCGCTGGTGTACACCATCTTCGCTGCGCTGATCCTGGCCACGGTGATCATGCTGGTGCTGGAGTTCTACGGCCTGCGCATCTTCATCAAGCTGCTGTCGGTGCCCAAGCACATCCTGCTACCGATCATCCTGGTGCTCTGCGTGGTCGGTGCCTTCGGCCTCAACAGCCGCCTGTTCGATGCCTGGAGTATCCTGCTGTTCGGCATCCTCGGCTACGGCTTCATCAAGGCCGGCATGCCGGCGCCGCCGTTCATCATCGGTTTCATCCTCGGACCGATGGCCGAGACCAACCTGCGCCGTGGGCTGATGCTCTCGGACGGCAGCTTCACCGCCTTCCTGACCAGCCCGATCTCGGCGCTGTTCCTCGGCTTGGCGGCGCTGTCGGTGCTCTGGCACGCCTACAGCCTGCTGCGCGCCAGGAAGGACAAGAAACCTGCCGAGGCGTTATCCACAAGCTAA
- a CDS encoding PAAR-like domain-containing protein, which yields MPVKHSAAFPDVCFTPPQTPPMPLGIPIPHPNTGLSKDTTKGTCTIRITRKEVMLKNKSYYKTSYGDEPGRAPKKGIITTKIKGKVYFTSWSMDVKFEGKNVVRHMDLTTHNHGSFPGNTPTWPYLDQMAVSKGEGPCKEDIKKEKDACKDFSPHKADGPSPCPPDGKPETSTAADAYADKVGADKCLSARRCQLTPYKPTAGQAGCCPGQTGHHLIEAGSFFNKGRGGKESKAIKGTSPYNGDKAPCICVEGCNQYHGTHGLMHTYQSNAALNSGAQSKRITFEDDSSARLVSVTYGQAKGFGVDAVGKTFPESGCDPECTKAQLDTYHNQCGIDDQTDCRMIATGYKGDAAQKAANTAVANRSKHIQAARAKGSRGR from the coding sequence ATGCCAGTGAAGCACAGCGCCGCCTTTCCCGACGTCTGCTTCACCCCGCCGCAGACGCCGCCCATGCCCCTGGGCATCCCGATTCCGCACCCCAACACCGGGCTGTCCAAGGACACCACCAAGGGCACCTGCACCATCCGCATCACCCGCAAGGAAGTGATGCTCAAGAACAAGAGCTACTACAAGACCAGCTACGGCGACGAACCCGGCCGCGCCCCGAAGAAAGGCATCATCACCACTAAGATCAAGGGCAAGGTGTACTTCACCTCGTGGTCGATGGACGTCAAGTTCGAAGGCAAGAACGTGGTGCGGCATATGGATCTGACGACTCATAACCATGGGTCGTTTCCAGGGAATACACCGACCTGGCCGTATCTGGATCAGATGGCGGTAAGCAAGGGTGAAGGGCCGTGCAAGGAAGACATCAAGAAAGAGAAAGATGCGTGCAAGGATTTCTCACCTCACAAGGCTGATGGCCCCAGCCCCTGCCCTCCCGATGGAAAACCAGAGACCAGTACGGCGGCAGACGCTTACGCTGACAAAGTTGGCGCAGACAAATGCCTAAGCGCCAGGCGATGCCAGCTCACTCCCTACAAACCAACCGCAGGACAAGCCGGCTGCTGCCCTGGGCAAACAGGCCACCACCTGATTGAAGCGGGCTCTTTCTTCAACAAAGGCCGCGGTGGCAAGGAATCCAAGGCCATCAAGGGGACGAGCCCTTACAACGGCGACAAAGCTCCCTGCATCTGTGTGGAAGGCTGCAACCAGTACCACGGCACACATGGGTTGATGCATACCTATCAGAGCAACGCAGCACTCAATAGCGGCGCTCAGTCAAAGCGAATCACCTTCGAAGACGATAGTTCGGCTCGCTTGGTCAGCGTTACTTATGGCCAGGCCAAAGGCTTCGGCGTGGACGCGGTAGGCAAGACCTTTCCCGAGTCGGGCTGCGACCCCGAGTGCACCAAAGCGCAACTGGACACCTATCACAACCAGTGCGGCATCGATGATCAGACGGATTGCCGAATGATTGCGACCGGGTACAAAGGAGACGCGGCCCAGAAGGCAGCTAACACCGCAGTTGCGAATCGTAGCAAGCACATACAGGCGGCACGTGCCAAAGGCTCTCGTGGTCGCTAA
- the solA gene encoding N-methyl-L-tryptophan oxidase — translation MHYDVIVIGLGAMGAATLYQLAKRGVRVAGVDRHAPPHDQGSSHGDTRITRQAVGEGAAYVPLALNSQRIWRELEAQSGGALFEACGMLMLSSSQEPTRGHGTADFGGETAALAAHFGIEHSLLDAAGIRERFPQFGGFGDQATGYYEPGAGYVRPERAIEVQLRLAAALGAVLHTNTPVEAIESDAEGVRVETSAGTLTADKAIVCAGMWTGKLLGASVEGLLKVCRQQLVWFELDEPERFAADSPVYILLHGAADTDSCYGFPPLPGENAIKIATEQYLEGCDPDTVDRSVSQADIDALYDTHVAGRLLGVSRRVLKAKVCTYTITPDFNFIVDAHPQMANVTLVSACSGHGFKHSAGIGEALAMRHCSEPGAADLSAFSLARFRS, via the coding sequence ATGCACTACGACGTAATCGTGATCGGCCTGGGCGCCATGGGCGCCGCCACCCTCTATCAGCTGGCCAAGCGCGGTGTGCGCGTGGCCGGCGTCGACCGCCATGCGCCGCCCCATGACCAGGGCTCCAGCCATGGCGACACGCGCATCACCCGCCAGGCGGTGGGCGAGGGCGCGGCCTACGTGCCGCTGGCGCTCAATTCCCAGCGTATCTGGCGCGAGCTGGAGGCGCAGAGCGGCGGGGCGTTGTTCGAAGCCTGCGGCATGCTGATGCTGAGCAGCAGCCAGGAGCCGACCCGCGGCCACGGCACGGCGGACTTCGGCGGCGAGACGGCGGCGCTGGCGGCGCACTTCGGTATCGAGCACAGCCTGCTGGACGCCGCCGGTATTCGTGAGCGCTTCCCGCAGTTCGGCGGCTTTGGCGACCAGGCCACCGGCTATTACGAGCCGGGTGCCGGTTACGTGCGCCCCGAGCGGGCCATCGAGGTACAGCTGAGGCTGGCCGCGGCATTGGGCGCGGTCTTGCACACCAATACGCCGGTCGAGGCCATCGAGTCAGACGCTGAAGGCGTTCGCGTGGAAACCAGCGCGGGCACGCTGACGGCGGACAAGGCCATCGTCTGTGCCGGCATGTGGACGGGCAAGCTGCTCGGTGCGTCGGTAGAAGGCCTGCTCAAGGTCTGTCGCCAGCAGTTGGTGTGGTTCGAACTCGACGAACCCGAACGCTTTGCCGCCGACTCGCCGGTGTACATCCTGCTGCACGGCGCGGCGGATACCGACAGCTGCTACGGCTTCCCGCCGCTGCCGGGCGAGAACGCGATCAAGATCGCCACCGAACAATACCTCGAGGGCTGCGACCCGGATACCGTGGATCGCAGCGTCAGCCAGGCGGATATCGATGCCTTGTACGACACCCACGTGGCTGGCCGGCTGCTGGGCGTTTCCCGACGGGTGCTGAAGGCCAAGGTGTGCACCTACACCATCACCCCGGACTTCAACTTCATCGTCGACGCCCATCCGCAGATGGCCAACGTGACCCTGGTGTCGGCGTGCTCGGGGCATGGTTTCAAGCATTCCGCCGGCATCGGCGAGGCGTTGGCCATGCGTCACTGCAGCGAGCCCGGCGCGGCCGACCTGTCGGCGTTTTCGCTGGCGCGATTCAGGTCGTAG